In the genome of Vicia villosa cultivar HV-30 ecotype Madison, WI linkage group LG7, Vvil1.0, whole genome shotgun sequence, one region contains:
- the LOC131618789 gene encoding uncharacterized protein LOC131618789, with protein MGQTKISLKELVSIKRKFTEPIDDYLNRFRLLKARCFTVVPEHELVEMVAGGLDYSIRKKLDTQYLRDMAQLADRVRRVEILKAEKARANKIYKKERVTYVEVDEGELETFEDQYGFEDCEVDLAELKEAGPYTCKMITPSNGKNPVEVEKNDKFPKKTYTFDVTKCDEIFYLLVKDGQMVLLPNIKIPPLEQWKKRGYCKYHNFLGHKTSQCFLFRDLIQNAIKEGRMKFADKGKNQMKIDANPLNIADTNYSNLLKSIW; from the coding sequence atgggtcaaaccaagataagtctcaaAGAATTAGTTAgtattaagaggaagtttacTGAACCTATAGACGATTatctaaacaggttccgtttgttaaaagctagatgttttacagtGGTGCCTGAACACGAATTGGTCGAAATGGTCGCTGGAGGTCTAGATTACTCCAtcaggaagaaattagacactcAATATCTgcgagatatggcccaattggctgaTAGGGTTCGCCGGGTAGAAatattaaaagcagaaaaggctagagCAAATAAAATTTACAAGAAAGAAAGGGTCACCTACGTCGAAGTAGACGAAGGAGAATTAGAAACCTTCGAGGACCAGTATGGTTTCGAAGACTGCGAAGTAGATCTagccgaattaaaagaagcaGGCCCCTATACTTGCAAGATGATCACACCATCGAATGGAAAAAATCCCGTCGAAGTTGAAAAGAATGATAAGTTTCCTAAGAAAACATACACATTTGATGTAACTAAATGTGATGAGATATTTTATTTGCTtgtgaaagatggccaaatggtTTTGCTTCCTAATATTAAGATTCCTCCGTTAGAGCAATGGAAGAAGAGAGGATACTGTAAATACCATAATTTCTTGGGccacaaaacctcacaatgtttccTTTTCAGGGATCTTATCCAGAATGCGATTAAGGAAGGGCGTATGAAGTTTGCAGACAAAGGAAAGAACCAGATGAAGATAGACGCTAACCCCCTCAACATTGCTGACACCAACTACTCTAACCTGTTGAAATCAATATGGTAG